GCGAGCGCTGCAGGCCGCCCACATCCGGACGTGGCTCAACAGCCTGCGCACCCGGTGCCAGTGCTGCGCCCAGGGCAAGGACGCGGCGCGGGCGGCAACCAGGAACGGCAAGGCGCAGTGCTGCGCGAAGGCACAACCGGAGTGCTGCAAGGCCTACCTATCGGCAAGTTCGATCCGGCACCTGCTCCGGGTGATGCGGGCCGCGCTTCAGGACGCGGTGGACGAAGACCTCCTCGCCCGCAACGTTGCCCGCCTGGTCCAGCTCGGCGTCACGGACGGGCACAGGGTGCGTGCGTTCACCGCCGAGGAGGCGCGTCGACTGCTGGGCGCAGCACGTGACCACCGCCTGTACGCACTGTGGGCGGTGGCGCTCGCTGTCGGCTTGCGGCGCGGCGAAGCGCTCGGCCTGTCCTGGACGGACGTGGACCTGGTGGGTGGCCGGCTGACGGTCCGGCAGGCGCTGCACCGCGTTGACCGCCAACTCAAGTTGAGTGAGGTCAAGACGGAGGGGTCGAACGCGACGATCCCGCTCCCGGCTCCGTTGGTGAAAGTCCTCAAGGCGCATTGGAAGCGGCAGGCCGAAGAACGGTTCGAGGCGGCAACGAATGGCGCGAGTCGGGTTTGGTGTTCACCACGAAGCTCGGCGGGCCGATCGAGCCGCGCAACGTCAACCGGATGTTCGCCGCGTTGTGCCGAAAAGCCAACGTGCGCCAGGTGCGGGTTCACGACCTGCGGCACTCGTGCGCGACGCTGCTGTTCTCGATGGGTGTCGAGGCGGCCACGGTCCAGCGCATCCTGCGGCACAGCTCGATCACGGTGACGACCGGGACCTACGTGGAGGTCATCGAGCGGGTGCAGCGGGAAGCGCTGGACACCATGAACGTCTTCTTCACCGACGACGAGGAGAGCGCGGGTTAGCCACGCGTTGCGGTACTGGTTGCGGTAAAAAGGCCGCCTACCGTGATCGGTAGACGGCCTTTTTGCTAGTGGAGCTGAGGGGA
This DNA window, taken from Saccharothrix variisporea, encodes the following:
- a CDS encoding tyrosine-type recombinase/integrase — encoded protein: MEAAGRRTVRGGNEWRESGLVFTTKLGGPIEPRNVNRMFAALCRKANVRQVRVHDLRHSCATLLFSMGVEAATVQRILRHSSITVTTGTYVEVIERVQREALDTMNVFFTDDEESAG